The sequence GGCAACTACGGCAACAACATTGGTAAATATGTCAATGACGGTACCATTACAAGAATTGATGAAAACTCGTTACAAGCATTCGATTTCTTCAATAACAATAAATCACATCTTTATAAAGTAGGGGTTGATTTTTACTTGAATGACAACAATACCATTTCTGTTTTCACCAATCAAAACATTTTTGATGGAACGGGAGAAGGAATAACCGCTGTAACATACAACAATGATCTATCCAGAAATGTTACTCAGTTCTTCAATGATATCAGTGATAATCTTAGCGAGCAATACAATTTTGATTATAAGCACGATTTCAAAAAGGAAGGTCATAATATAGAGTTGGAAATAGATCATAATCGATTCAATAGCGACCAAGATGCAAACTTCAGAACAACAGGAACATCCTTATTCCCAGACTACATGGATTTTGTTGATACCGAACGTACACAGACTTTCATCAACTTGGATTATGTTAACCCGTTGGACAGTATTTCTAAATTAGAAGTTGGTTTGGAATCCAGAACTTTTGAAACTGACGTGGATTACTCATCAACAGGCTTGTCTTTCAATTCCAACGGAAACCTGATTCCAACACCAAGTACTGATTTTGTATATAGTATGGATATTTATTCCGCATATGCCACTTTCAGTCAAACCAGAGGAAAGTTCTCGTATCAGGCAGGTGTTCGTGTTGAAGATGTTGAAGTTAAGGCAGACACCAACAGATTACGGGCATTTACAGATAAATACACTGAAGTTTATCCTTCTGCATTTGTGACTTATAATCCAAATGAAAAAAATCAATTTCAAGTAAGTTATAGCAGACGTGTGGATAGACCTGGTCTTCAACAGGTAAACCCTATTAGAGAATGGGCAACGCCACTGATATCTTCTTTTGGAAACCCAAGTTTGGTACCGCAGTTCACAAATTCTTATGAAACCAATTATACCAGACGTATAAAAGGAGGGAGTGTAACCGCTGGTATTTTCTATAGAACAATTTCTGATGAGATCAACAGAGCAGTATATGTAGACCGACTTGATTTTAACAAACTTATTTTAACCTTTGATAATTTTGACAATACATCTGCTTACGGTTTTGAGCTTTCCACTAACTATAAGCTTACTCAATGGTGGAGTGTTAATGGAAGTTTTGACTTCTATTCCCAAACACAACGAGGCATTACGGAAAGTTTGAGCGGAAATAGCCCTGACCCAACAGAAAATGACATTGTTGTGGAGGATGTGGAAGTAGACAACACGGCTTGGAATATGAGATTGAACAATAGTTTTAAAGTAAACAAAGAATTGACCTTTCAGTTATTTGGATTTTACCGAGGTCAAAACCGAACTATACAGTTTACCGCCGAGCCCATGTATTTTGTAAACTTAGGAGCGCGGTATAGCTTTGCGCAAGGCAAAGGCACAATAAGCCTTAACTACAATGACATTTTTAATACGATGCGTTTTGCTTTTGATGGTGACCGTCCATATGATCAGGTTGGAGGGTTTAATTGGGAAAGCAACAATGTATATGCTGGTCTCTCTTACCGCTTTGGTAGCGGAAAAAACAGAGCAAAACAGCGTAAAAGAAGAGATGACAACACCAAACAATCTGGAGGAGGCATTTTATAAAAACATTTGATATTCCTGAGAGAGTGTTGGTTGGTTAATCTTTCAGGGGATATCAATAAAAACCCCGGTTCCTTTTGGAATCGGGGTTTTGTTTTTTAATCTGTAATATCGGTAGGGTACCCATCAAGACTGGTGGAATTTTTCTTTTTCCAGTATTTTTTTAAACCTTCATTGCCCTGGTTTTCTGCCCAATTCACTAAAGATTGTCGCTGATGCTTATACTCCATTATTGGTACGCCCATACCGCATGAAACTTGTATCAAATCAATTTTTACATCTACTAATTGTCTGCCTCCTTCCATTTTAGGAAACAAGTCTATGTTTTGCTTCCAAAACTCGGTATTGTTTCTATATGCTTGTGCAGTTCCATATAGTCTCAAAATAATAGGGTCTCCATCAAAAGCACAAAACATTATGGTGATGCGGTTTTTGTTCATTAAATGGGTGGATGTCTCATTGCCGCTACCGGTCAAATCCAACCAGACCACTCTATTTTCATCCAAAACCCGTAGTGAGTCCAATCCTTTGGGAGAAAGGTTTATGGAACCTTCTTCCATTGCTGTTGCGACAAAAAAGAGTTTTTGATTTTTAATAAAATCGATAAGGGCCGGGGTCAATTTGTCCAGCTGTCTACCCATGCAGAATTACCACTTAATAATTACACTGCCCCAAGTAAATCCACTACCAAAAGCAGCTAAAACCACTAAATCTCCTGACTTGATTTTACCAGCTTCCCATGCTTCGGTCAAAGCAATTGGTATTGAGGCAGCTGTGGTATTGCCATATTTCATGATGTTATTGAATACTTGGTCATTGGAAAGACCAAATTTCTTTTGAATAAACTGTGCAATACGCAGGTTTGCCTGATGCGGAATGAGCATATCTATATCCTGTGGACCTAAATTATTAGTCTGTAGCCCTTCCATAATTACTTCACTAAAACGAACTACGGCATTCTTAAAAACAAACTGTCCGTTCATATATGGATAATATGAAGTGTCCTCTGGGTCTTCATCTTCAATAATATCGGTAACCCATCTTTTGCCCATACCAGGAGCTATCAAAGAAAGTTCTTCTGCATGTTGCCCTTCAGAATGTAAATGGGACGAAAGAATTCCTTTAGAAGTATCCTCCTCTCTGGTCAATATTGCAGCACCGGCACCGTCACCAAAAATAACTGATACTCCCCTACCCCTGGTGGTCATGTCCAAACCATGGGAATGAAGCTCTGAACCTATTACCAATACATTTTTGTACA is a genomic window of Flagellimonas sp. CMM7 containing:
- a CDS encoding TonB-dependent receptor domain-containing protein — translated: MKRVILLFTLLLCSMHSTSLTANNDTDTAIGSISGTVIDNTLKQPVAYAAIVIKSEDGSKTITGGITTEEGNFEIKKLPEGSFIMEVQFIGYKTHSQKLVITKKNRKVEVGTITLMEDTEELSEVEVVAERTTIEQRVDRKVINVGKDLTTAGATASDIMNNIPSVNVDSQTGDISMRGNSNVRVMVDGKLSNVPVAQLLRQIPSTSIKSIELITNPSAKYNPEGMSGIINIILHKNANIGFNGNITTGLTKGIEAKFNSSIDMNYRQRKFNFYGNYGNNIGKYVNDGTITRIDENSLQAFDFFNNNKSHLYKVGVDFYLNDNNTISVFTNQNIFDGTGEGITAVTYNNDLSRNVTQFFNDISDNLSEQYNFDYKHDFKKEGHNIELEIDHNRFNSDQDANFRTTGTSLFPDYMDFVDTERTQTFINLDYVNPLDSISKLEVGLESRTFETDVDYSSTGLSFNSNGNLIPTPSTDFVYSMDIYSAYATFSQTRGKFSYQAGVRVEDVEVKADTNRLRAFTDKYTEVYPSAFVTYNPNEKNQFQVSYSRRVDRPGLQQVNPIREWATPLISSFGNPSLVPQFTNSYETNYTRRIKGGSVTAGIFYRTISDEINRAVYVDRLDFNKLILTFDNFDNTSAYGFELSTNYKLTQWWSVNGSFDFYSQTQRGITESLSGNSPDPTENDIVVEDVEVDNTAWNMRLNNSFKVNKELTFQLFGFYRGQNRTIQFTAEPMYFVNLGARYSFAQGKGTISLNYNDIFNTMRFAFDGDRPYDQVGGFNWESNNVYAGLSYRFGSGKNRAKQRKRRDDNTKQSGGGIL
- a CDS encoding pyridoxamine 5'-phosphate oxidase family protein; the protein is MGRQLDKLTPALIDFIKNQKLFFVATAMEEGSINLSPKGLDSLRVLDENRVVWLDLTGSGNETSTHLMNKNRITIMFCAFDGDPIILRLYGTAQAYRNNTEFWKQNIDLFPKMEGGRQLVDVKIDLIQVSCGMGVPIMEYKHQRQSLVNWAENQGNEGLKKYWKKKNSTSLDGYPTDITD
- a CDS encoding 3-oxoacyl-ACP synthase III family protein; the protein is MYNSKISGLGFYVPENVVTNDDLSKVMETNDEWIQERTGIKERRHVVKGTDTTTSMGVKAAKVAIERAGIDKDDIDFIVFATLSPDYYFPGPGVLVQRDLGIKTVGALDVRNQCSGFVYGISVADQYIKSGMYKNVLVIGSELHSHGLDMTTRGRGVSVIFGDGAGAAILTREEDTSKGILSSHLHSEGQHAEELSLIAPGMGKRWVTDIIEDEDPEDTSYYPYMNGQFVFKNAVVRFSEVIMEGLQTNNLGPQDIDMLIPHQANLRIAQFIQKKFGLSNDQVFNNIMKYGNTTAASIPIALTEAWEAGKIKSGDLVVLAAFGSGFTWGSVIIKW